The Miscanthus floridulus cultivar M001 chromosome 17, ASM1932011v1, whole genome shotgun sequence genome has a window encoding:
- the LOC136518883 gene encoding probable WRKY transcription factor 51 — protein MENSPLLGGIRQQPNTQLATATCLAPLPPAVAAPQPEPEQHACIDSTTSLVPAGAAMSCPPAAVDWASLLLPRAPGSSLHVVTRPPAQQQAAAGASEVESGGSSAVTVAGSSACATAAGEGDNNKVGKAGKKGGGGRGKKRASRPRFAFQTRSDNDVLDDGYRWRKYGQKAVKNSAFPRSYYRCTHHTCDVKKQVQRLAKDTSIVVTTYEGVHNHPCEKLMEALSPILKQLQLLSQLQSCTNQLL, from the exons ATGGAAAACTCGCCGCTCCTTGGAGGCATCCGCCAGCAACCAAACACTCAGCTGGCTACGGCTACGTGCCTTGCCCCGCTGCCGCCGGCCGTAGCCGCGCCACAGCCGGAGCCGGAGCAGCATGCTTGCATCGATTCCACGACGTCCCTCGTCCCGGCGGGCGCGGCGATGAGTTGCCCGCCGGCTGCCGTGGACTGGGCATCGCTGCTTCTCCCGCGCGCGCCGGGGTCGTCGTTGCACGTCGTGACGCGGCCGCCGGCGCAGCAGCAGGCAGCGGCGGGCGCGAGCGAAGTCGAGAGTGGTGGTAGTAGCGCTGTGACTGTGGCCGGGAGCAGTGCTTGTGCGACGGCGGCCGGAGAGGGAGATAATAATAAGGTCGGAAAAGCAGggaagaagggcggcggcggGAGGGGGAAGAAGAGGGCGAGCCGGCCACGGTTCGCGTTCCAGACACGGAGCGACAACGACGTTCTCGACGACGGCTACCGGTGGAGGAAGTACGGGCAGAAGGCCGTCAAGAACAGCGCATTTCCAAG GAGCTACTACCGGTGCACGCACCACACGTGCGACGTGAAGAAGCAGGTGCAGCGGCTGGCCAAGGACACGAGCATCGTAGTGACCACGTACGAGGGCGTGCACAACCACCCGTGCGAAAAGCTCATGGAGGCACTCAGCCCCATCCTCAAGCAGCTCCAGCTCCTCTCGCAGCTCCAGTCTTGCACTAATCAACTCCTCTGA